A single window of Fischerella sp. PCC 9605 DNA harbors:
- a CDS encoding hemolysin family protein, with the protein MLQLIFVVLTVITGSALCSSIETALLSVSTLKVRQLAQSNHPSALALLAIRENINRPIATIVILNNTFNIIGSILTGSVATKILGDRWLGVFSGILTFLIIVFGEIVPKTIGERNAEKISILAALPITGLTFLFTPLVWILEKVTAPFTKGKKRPTTNEAEIKLLANIGHQEGIIERDEAEMIQRVFRLNDLTASDLMTPRIMLTYLRGDLTLSEAKQDIIASQHTRIIVTDNSIDQVIGVALKQNLLTAMVEGRSNQKISSLIRKVSFVPETIRADKLLKGFLEARDHLVVVVDEYGDVCGVVTLEDVLEVITGEIVDETDKSIDLQEIARKRRERLLKSMR; encoded by the coding sequence ATGCTACAGCTAATTTTCGTTGTACTTACTGTCATTACGGGTTCAGCGCTGTGTTCTAGCATAGAAACAGCGCTTTTATCAGTCTCTACACTCAAAGTACGACAGTTAGCACAGTCAAATCATCCTTCAGCATTAGCACTTTTGGCGATTCGTGAAAACATAAATCGACCAATTGCGACTATTGTCATCCTCAATAATACTTTCAACATTATTGGTAGTATTCTCACAGGTAGTGTTGCTACTAAAATTTTGGGAGATAGATGGTTAGGTGTCTTTTCAGGAATATTGACCTTTCTGATTATAGTTTTTGGTGAAATAGTCCCAAAAACTATTGGTGAGCGCAACGCCGAAAAAATATCTATACTAGCTGCTTTACCTATTACTGGACTTACCTTTTTGTTCACACCTCTAGTCTGGATTTTAGAAAAAGTTACAGCACCTTTTACTAAAGGTAAAAAACGACCGACAACAAATGAGGCAGAAATTAAGCTACTAGCAAATATAGGTCATCAGGAAGGAATTATTGAACGCGACGAAGCAGAGATGATTCAACGGGTGTTTCGATTGAACGATCTGACAGCCTCTGACCTAATGACACCTCGAATCATGCTTACATATTTACGTGGCGATTTGACTCTTAGTGAGGCTAAACAAGATATTATTGCCTCGCAACATACACGGATTATTGTGACTGATAACTCTATCGATCAAGTGATAGGGGTTGCTTTAAAACAGAATTTGCTAACAGCGATGGTTGAAGGTAGGAGTAATCAAAAAATCTCTTCCTTAATACGGAAAGTTAGCTTTGTTCCTGAAACAATTCGGGCAGACAAATTGCTAAAAGGCTTCCTAGAAGCTCGCGATCATCTCGTTGTAGTAGTGGATGAATATGGAGACGTCTGTGGTGTAGTAACCTTGGAAGATGTTCTTGAAGTCATAACTGGTGAAATTGTAGATGAGACTGATAAAAGCATTGATCTGCAAGAAATTGCACGCAAACGGCGAGAAAGACTGTTAAAGTCTATGCGTTAG
- a CDS encoding ArsR/SmtB family transcription factor has product MDTKDIDIFKVLANETRLQILHWLKEPEVNFPCQDVDPRTVGVCVSSIQKKTGLAQSTVSHYLSMLEATGLIVSSRQGQSTYYRRNEEAFSQFAAHVATDL; this is encoded by the coding sequence ATGGATACTAAAGACATTGACATCTTCAAAGTCCTTGCTAACGAAACTAGGTTACAAATCCTGCATTGGCTCAAGGAACCTGAAGTTAACTTTCCCTGCCAAGACGTAGACCCTCGCACAGTCGGAGTTTGCGTCAGTAGCATTCAGAAAAAAACTGGCTTAGCCCAGTCTACAGTGTCCCATTATTTATCTATGCTGGAGGCGACAGGGCTAATTGTCTCAAGCCGTCAGGGACAATCTACTTACTATCGTCGTAACGAGGAAGCTTTTTCTCAGTTTGCAGCTCATGTTGCAACTGATTTATAA
- a CDS encoding M3 family metallopeptidase encodes MSVNATITDNPLLKGTGLPDFASIQPEHVVPGFNQLLAELEQELTKIEANVQPTWDGLVEPLEKLTERLNWSWGVVNHLMGVKNSPQLREAYETVQPQVVQFSNKLSQSQPIYNAFKALRASDTWDTLDSAQKRIVEAAIRDAELSGVGLQGEARERFNAIQMELAELSTKFSNNVLDATKAFSLKLTKKEEVDGLPPSLLSLAAQAARDAGEENATPENGPWCITLDLPSYYPFMQYSTRRDLREVLYKAYITRASSGNLDNNPSIERVLELRQELAKLLGYKTYAEVSLASKMAPSVEAVEKLLEELRCASYDAALKELAELKAFAANKGAAETNDLRHWDIPFWAERQREEKFAFTAEELRPYFPLPQVLDGLFGLVKRLFGVTVTPADGQAPVWHEDVRYFQIADETGSAIAYFYLDPYSRPAEKRGGAWMDICINRGKLTENGVKKTRLPVAYLVCNQTPPVDGKPSLMTFTEVETLFHEFGHGLHHMLTKVDYSSAAGINNVEWDAVELPSQFMENWCYDRATLFGMAKHYETGEPLPEHYYQKLLAAKNYMSGSATLRQIHFSVLDLELHYRYRPGGSETPKDVRDRIAKTTTVIPPLPEDSFLCAFGHIFAGGYAAGYYSYKWAEVLSADAFAAFEEVGLEDEQAVKATGKRYRDTVLALGGSKHPMEVFKTFRGREPSTEPLLRHNGLVAA; translated from the coding sequence ATGAGTGTAAACGCGACTATTACAGATAATCCTTTATTGAAAGGTACTGGCTTGCCTGATTTTGCCAGCATCCAACCAGAGCATGTGGTGCCAGGGTTTAACCAATTACTGGCAGAATTAGAGCAAGAATTAACCAAAATAGAAGCTAATGTACAGCCTACTTGGGACGGTTTAGTAGAACCTTTAGAAAAGCTAACAGAACGCCTGAACTGGAGTTGGGGTGTAGTGAACCACTTGATGGGTGTGAAAAATAGCCCCCAACTGCGAGAAGCCTATGAAACTGTACAGCCGCAGGTAGTACAGTTTTCTAACAAACTCAGCCAAAGTCAACCAATTTACAATGCTTTTAAAGCACTACGTGCCAGTGACACTTGGGATACTTTAGACTCTGCCCAAAAGCGTATTGTCGAAGCTGCGATCCGAGATGCAGAACTATCTGGGGTTGGCTTGCAAGGCGAAGCGCGGGAACGTTTTAACGCTATTCAAATGGAGTTAGCTGAACTTTCTACCAAGTTCTCTAACAATGTTCTGGATGCGACTAAAGCCTTTAGCCTGAAGCTGACAAAGAAAGAAGAAGTAGACGGTTTACCCCCGAGTTTACTTAGTTTAGCAGCACAAGCAGCCCGAGATGCCGGGGAAGAAAACGCCACCCCAGAAAATGGCCCTTGGTGTATCACTTTAGACTTACCCAGTTACTATCCTTTTATGCAGTACAGCACAAGGCGTGACTTGCGGGAAGTGCTTTACAAAGCTTATATTACCCGTGCATCTTCGGGAAACTTGGATAATAACCCGTCAATAGAACGTGTTTTGGAGTTGCGTCAAGAACTGGCGAAGTTACTCGGTTACAAAACTTATGCGGAAGTCAGCTTAGCCAGTAAAATGGCTCCCAGCGTCGAGGCTGTGGAAAAACTATTAGAAGAACTGCGCTGCGCCAGTTACGATGCAGCCCTCAAGGAATTGGCAGAATTGAAAGCTTTTGCTGCCAACAAGGGAGCAGCAGAAACAAATGATTTAAGACATTGGGATATCCCCTTTTGGGCAGAACGCCAGCGGGAAGAAAAATTTGCTTTCACAGCAGAAGAATTGCGTCCTTACTTTCCGCTTCCACAAGTGCTGGATGGCTTATTCGGGTTGGTGAAGCGGTTGTTTGGTGTTACAGTTACCCCTGCTGATGGTCAAGCACCAGTTTGGCATGAGGATGTGCGCTATTTCCAAATTGCTGACGAAACAGGTAGTGCGATCGCCTATTTTTATTTAGACCCCTACAGCCGTCCCGCAGAAAAGCGCGGCGGTGCATGGATGGATATCTGCATTAACCGGGGCAAACTCACTGAAAATGGAGTCAAGAAAACCCGTTTACCTGTAGCGTATTTGGTATGTAACCAAACGCCACCAGTTGATGGCAAACCTAGTCTGATGACTTTTACGGAGGTAGAAACTTTATTCCACGAGTTTGGTCATGGTTTGCATCACATGTTGACCAAGGTAGATTATTCTTCGGCAGCAGGTATTAATAACGTCGAATGGGATGCTGTGGAATTACCTAGTCAGTTTATGGAAAACTGGTGCTACGATCGCGCTACTTTATTTGGCATGGCTAAGCATTACGAAACAGGTGAGCCTTTGCCAGAACATTATTACCAAAAGCTGCTGGCTGCAAAGAATTACATGAGTGGTAGTGCAACGTTGCGACAGATACACTTTAGCGTTCTGGATCTAGAACTGCACTACCGCTATCGTCCTGGTGGTAGTGAAACTCCTAAGGATGTGCGCGATCGCATCGCCAAGACGACCACCGTCATACCACCTTTACCCGAAGATTCATTTTTATGTGCCTTTGGACACATTTTTGCCGGTGGATATGCAGCAGGATACTACAGCTACAAATGGGCGGAAGTATTAAGCGCAGATGCTTTTGCCGCATTTGAAGAAGTTGGTTTAGAAGATGAACAAGCTGTAAAAGCTACAGGTAAGCGCTACCGCGATACAGTCTTAGCCCTTGGTGGTAGCAAGCATCCAATGGAAGTGTTTAAAACATTCCGGGGTCGCGAACCGAGTACCGAACCTTTGCTAAGACACAATGGTTTAGTAGCTGCTTAA
- a CDS encoding DUF928 domain-containing protein — translation MYRPDFLKVCLSWLLNLLLCGLSLTAIAQTNSQPQVPKKPSHTDNRSKQTRNIQVKVPVKTLPGRRESGSVRRGSCISGDPALLALLLPPTNLGLTTAAHPQFFWYTPENTAQRTQFSLYRIDEKSGQRTQVYNTTLKPSSKPSVTSLILPTDAKIPPLEINQTYQWSVSIICDIQDTSPRSVITVDGWVQRIAVNQNLANQLQRLSPTERISVYAEQGLWFDLLSTVAELRACNPSDTKLSEIWVTLLQQVGLENIAQQPLDQQCSRS, via the coding sequence ATGTATCGCCCAGATTTTCTGAAAGTTTGCCTGTCTTGGCTTTTAAATTTACTTCTGTGCGGCTTATCCTTGACGGCGATCGCACAGACAAATTCTCAACCACAAGTCCCTAAAAAACCTAGCCACACAGACAACCGCAGCAAGCAAACTCGTAATATTCAAGTAAAAGTTCCTGTCAAAACTCTACCAGGACGGCGAGAAAGTGGGAGTGTACGTCGAGGAAGCTGCATTTCTGGCGATCCAGCACTTCTGGCTTTACTGCTACCACCAACTAATCTGGGATTAACAACTGCTGCTCATCCTCAATTTTTCTGGTACACACCTGAAAATACAGCTCAAAGAACCCAGTTTTCTCTGTACAGAATAGATGAAAAATCAGGTCAACGTACCCAAGTATACAATACAACTTTGAAACCTAGCAGCAAACCTAGTGTAACAAGCTTAATCTTGCCCACTGATGCTAAAATTCCGCCTTTGGAAATTAATCAAACTTATCAGTGGTCTGTGTCTATCATTTGTGACATACAAGATACTTCTCCTCGATCTGTCATCACTGTAGACGGTTGGGTACAACGGATAGCTGTTAATCAGAATTTGGCCAATCAATTACAGCGGCTAAGTCCAACAGAGCGCATTTCCGTCTATGCTGAACAAGGTCTGTGGTTTGATTTATTGTCAACAGTAGCAGAATTACGCGCCTGCAATCCTTCTGATACCAAACTTTCCGAAATCTGGGTGACTTTACTACAGCAGGTAGGGTTAGAAAACATAGCCCAGCAGCCTCTAGATCAGCAGTGTTCCCGTAGCTAA